In one window of Microtus pennsylvanicus isolate mMicPen1 chromosome 2, mMicPen1.hap1, whole genome shotgun sequence DNA:
- the Znf512b gene encoding zinc finger protein 512B isoform X5: MTESFCVGGGRQLQGSSKSGSGKGGSRKEVQLPMLQDPPKLGMPVVHSGHTVPSQASLCFDPGNPANDRTEGKKKGRPKAENQALRDIPLSLMNQWKDEFKAHSRVKCPNSGCWLEFPSIYGLKYHYQRCQGVRGSGSGKRRPGSASGQRPPGPHPTPALPAQGAISDRLAFPCPFCEAAFTSKTQLEKHRIWNHMDHPLPAPKPGPVSRPVTINRPVGVSKPIGVSKPVGVSKPIGISKPVTVSRPMPVTKPVTVSRPMPVSRPVPVTKPIPITKPVPLTKHMPVTKLVTVTKPVPLTKPVPVSRPIVVSKPVPVSRPIAISRHTPPCKMVLLTKSENKTPRATGKNSNKKRAADSLDTCPILPKQARSENGQYGPSTMGQNVTFQLSTDPNNSSLLPGSKPLVGKEALRPADPASPPEEDPERTKHRRKQKTPKKFTGEQPSISGTFGLKGLAKAEDKARVHRSKKQEGSGSEEVRKKVLATPVTVSKEAPAPVAHPAPGGGCLAGPRTGGPEEQWQRAIHERGEAVCPTCNVVTRKTLVGLKKHMEVCHKLQEALKCQHCRKQFKSKAGLNYHTMAEHSAKPTDAEASEGGEQEERERLRKVLKQMGRLRCPQEGCGAAFSSLMGYQYHQRRCGKPPCEVDSPSFPCSHCGKTYRSKAGHDYHVRSEHTAPPPEEPTDKIPESGDLLGVERTPSGRIRRTSAQVAVFHLQEIAEDELARDWTKRRMKDDLVPETARNRPHLIPLWQPCSCDLGHLTPSVKGQ, translated from the exons ATGACTGAATCCTTctgtgttggaggaggccgcCAGCTTCAAGGGTCCAGCAAAAGTGGATCTGGAAAGGGTGGCAGCCGGAAGGAGGTCCAGCTTCCCATGTTGCAGGACCCACCAAAGCTGG GTATGCCGGTGGTACACAGTGGACACACAGTGCCTAGCCAGGCCTCACTCTGCTTTGATCCCGGAAACCCAGCCAATGACAGgactgaagggaagaaaaaagggagaccGAAAGCTGAGAACCAAGCTCTCCGAGATATTCCT ctctccctaATGAACCAGTGGAAAGATGAATTCAAGGCACACTCAAGGGTGAAGTGTCCAAACTCAGGGTGCTGGCTAGAGTTCCCCAGCATCTACGGGCTCAAGTACCACTATCAGCGGTGCCAAGGGGTAAGGGGCTCTGGGTCGGGGAAGAGGAGGCCTGGGAGTGCATCTGGGCAGAGGCCCCCGGGGCCCCATCCCACACCTGCCCTCCCTGCCCAGGGTGCTATCTCAGATAGGCTGGCCTTCCCTTGCCCCTTCTGCGAGGCCGCATTCACCTCCAAGACCCAGCTGGAGAAGCACCGGATTTGGAATCACATGGACCATCCCCTGCCTGCCCCCAAGCCTGGCCCAGTCAGCCGGCCGGTCACCATCAACCGGCCTGTTGGGGTCAGCAAGCCCATCGGAGTGAGCAAACCTGTGGGAGTCAGCAAACCCATTGGCATCAGTAAGCCAGTCACAGTCAGCAGGCCTATGCCAGTCACCAAGCCTGTCACAGTCAGTAGGCCCATGCCAGTCTCTAGGCCTGTGCCAGTCACCAAGCCCATCCCAATCACCAAACCTGTGCCACTCACCAAACACATGCCGGTTACCAAACTTGTGACAGTTACAAAACCTGTACCACTCACCAAGCCAGTACCAGTCAGCAGGCCCATTGTGGTCAGCAAGCCAGTGCCGGTCAGCAGGCCTATTGCCATCAGCAGACACACACCACCCTGCAAAATGGTATTGCTGACCAAATCTGAGAACAAAACACCTCGTGCTACAGGCAAGAACAGCAATAAGAAAAG GGCTGCAGACAGTTTGGACACCTGCCCCATCCTGCCCAAGCAGGCAAGGTCAGAGAATGGACAGTATGGCCCATCCACCATGGGCCAGAATGTGACTTTCCAGCTGAGTACAGATCCCAACAACAGCTCCCTACTGCCAGGAAGCAAGCCCTTGGTGGGCAAAGAGGCGCTGCGGCCTGCAGACCCAGCGTCCCCCCCAGAGGAGGACCCCGAGCGCACAAAGCACA gaaggaaacagaaaacacccaAGAAATTTACAGGGGAGCAGCCATCTATCTCAGGGACCTTTGGGCTCAAAG gcctGGCCAAAGCTGAAGACAAGGCCCGAGTTCATCGCTCCAAGAAACAAGAAGGATCAGGCTCCGAGGAAGTGCGGAAGAAGGTGCTGGCCACCCCTGTCACTGTCAGCAAGGAGGCACCAGCTCCTGTGGCCCACCCAGCCCCAGGTGGGGGCTGCCTGGCAGGACCCAGGACAG GTGGCCCTGAGGAGCAGTGGCAGCGAGCCATCCATGAACGGGGGGAGGCCGTCTGCCCTACCTGCAATGTGGTTACCCGGAAGACCCTCGTGGGGCTCAAAAAGCACATGGAAGTATGTCATAAG TTGCAGGAAGCTCTCAAATGCCAGCACTGCCGGAAACAGTTCAagtccaaggctggcctcaactaCCACACCATGGCTGAACACAGTGCCAAG CCCACTGATGCTGAGGCCTCTGAAGGGGGAGAACAGGAGGAACGAGAGAGGCTTCGAAAGGTGCTGAAGCAGATGGGACGGCTACGCTGCCCCCAAGAG GGCTGCGGAGCTGCCTTCTCCAGCCTCATGGGTTATCAGTACCATCAGCGGCGCTGTGGGAAGCCACCATGTGAGGTAGACAGTCCCTCCTTCCCCTGTTCCCACTGTGGCAAGACTTACCGATCCAAGGCTGGCCATGACTATCATGTACGTTCAGAGCACACAGCCCCG CCCCCTGAGGAGCCCACAGACAAAATCCCTGAGTCTGGGGACCTGCTTGGAGTAGAACGGACCCCAAGTGGTCGCATCCGTCGCACGTCGGCCCAGGTTGCCGTGTTCCATCTACAGGAGATTGCAGAGGATGAGCTGGCCCGTGACTGGACCAAACGGCGCATGAAGGATGACCTCGTGCCTGAGACTGCACGG AACAGGCCTCATTTGATTCCCCTGTGGCAGCCATGTTCTTGTGACCTTGGCCATCTAACCCCATCTGTGAAGGGGCAATGA